A stretch of the Pedobacter sp. MC2016-14 genome encodes the following:
- a CDS encoding carboxypeptidase-like regulatory domain-containing protein: MHKTLLLILLSFITISVKAQTGTLSGKVTDEHGKPVSGASVLLKELSRGTMTDDNGKYELKSLQPGEYTLVVSSIETQQKNVKVKIERVARVMNISVKNSDDKALDQVTIAGKTVKKQMETSGFAVAVIETKEASLRNLTTNELLDRTVGVRVRQNGGVGSNVDYNLNGMSGSTVGIFIDGIEASTYGSSFNLNNIPPAMIERIEVYKGVLPSHLSGDYVGGAINVVLKKDASHNNVTVAMSYGSFNTYNADASLIMRDKKTGLSFRGSGFYTYSDNSYEMWGKFSKYTDRNGKLIRDFKARRFNDTFKSIGGRFELGFTDVKWADQFFIGYNVSDAYKEIPHGTTTALPYVGRFTEYQAQVVGLNYSKKNLFVDGLALNINAVRSNRDTYVQDTVTTQYNWDGNPIILHTDYMIENGNPPIVLKYPRNAAQQGAPEITQVNRKITNSRANLSYTIVSGHRVSLDHKFEMLDRDDTNLLLPVNKDFMILSQIIKNIVTANYESQIFGDKLRSNAFIKYTANTTNQIDPEPVIKTDGSYTINPVTNRTFNDNIGYGATISYNIKPKLFLIASMNNGYVMPTEEQMFGSPESNTLRNLSLKPEHSINYNIGFRWGSLEFNKHKLSFYSNIFWRNRYDRITRQTVDSIQTDSDLDIRATAFVNIDEQSRGLEAEVIYVFNNKLNAVFNFSKFNALYKRKYDGNGKPDERHNLQIPNEPFFTINANLQYRFDNILQKKSITNLYYSGGYVGAYDIAWHPSEGSLTPAQFAHDLGVSHRFPSGRLIASLDAKNVFNSALYDNFGVQKPGRGVYFKLNYTIGKF; encoded by the coding sequence ATGCATAAAACTCTACTCTTAATTTTATTGTCCTTCATTACAATTTCCGTTAAAGCCCAAACAGGAACCCTTTCGGGAAAGGTAACTGATGAACATGGGAAACCGGTTTCTGGTGCTAGTGTCTTGCTGAAAGAACTTAGCAGAGGTACCATGACGGATGATAATGGGAAATACGAGCTGAAGTCGTTGCAGCCTGGTGAGTATACACTTGTGGTGAGTTCTATAGAAACCCAGCAAAAAAATGTAAAGGTCAAAATAGAAAGAGTTGCCAGAGTAATGAACATTAGTGTAAAAAATTCTGATGATAAAGCGCTGGATCAGGTAACTATAGCAGGTAAAACAGTCAAAAAGCAAATGGAAACTTCCGGCTTTGCGGTCGCTGTTATAGAAACAAAAGAGGCCTCATTAAGGAATCTAACGACCAACGAATTACTGGATAGAACGGTAGGCGTGCGTGTGAGACAGAATGGCGGGGTAGGGTCGAACGTAGACTATAATTTAAATGGGATGTCTGGTAGTACTGTAGGCATCTTTATCGATGGGATAGAAGCCTCAACTTATGGTTCATCTTTTAACCTCAATAACATCCCTCCGGCGATGATTGAGCGAATTGAAGTTTATAAAGGCGTATTGCCATCCCATTTAAGCGGAGATTACGTCGGAGGAGCTATCAACGTAGTTTTAAAAAAAGATGCCTCCCACAATAACGTGACAGTGGCCATGTCTTATGGGTCTTTTAATACCTATAATGCCGATGCCAGTCTAATTATGAGGGATAAAAAAACCGGGTTATCATTTAGAGGATCGGGATTCTATACCTATTCTGACAACAGCTATGAAATGTGGGGCAAATTTTCCAAGTATACGGATAGGAATGGGAAATTAATCCGGGATTTTAAAGCAAGAAGATTTAATGATACTTTTAAATCCATCGGAGGGCGTTTCGAGTTAGGATTTACCGATGTAAAATGGGCAGACCAGTTTTTTATAGGTTATAATGTCTCAGATGCCTATAAGGAAATACCGCATGGTACCACAACTGCATTGCCTTATGTAGGACGTTTTACAGAATACCAGGCTCAAGTAGTGGGCTTAAACTACAGCAAAAAAAACCTATTTGTTGATGGTTTAGCTTTAAATATTAATGCCGTAAGGAGTAACCGTGATACTTATGTGCAGGATACAGTCACCACTCAATATAATTGGGATGGTAATCCTATAATTCTACATACCGATTATATGATTGAAAATGGTAATCCTCCAATTGTTCTAAAGTATCCCAGGAATGCTGCTCAACAAGGAGCTCCAGAAATAACCCAAGTGAACAGAAAAATAACAAACTCGCGCGCAAATTTATCCTATACCATTGTTTCAGGTCATAGAGTTTCTCTGGATCATAAATTTGAAATGTTGGATAGAGATGATACAAACCTGTTATTACCAGTAAATAAAGATTTTATGATTTTATCGCAGATCATAAAAAATATTGTGACTGCCAATTACGAATCACAAATTTTTGGAGATAAACTGCGTAGTAACGCCTTCATAAAGTATACAGCAAATACCACCAATCAAATTGATCCAGAGCCTGTTATTAAGACAGATGGTTCTTATACCATTAATCCAGTAACAAATCGAACTTTTAATGATAATATTGGTTACGGAGCTACCATATCTTACAATATAAAACCGAAACTTTTTCTGATTGCCTCTATGAATAACGGATACGTTATGCCTACAGAAGAGCAAATGTTCGGAAGCCCAGAGTCCAATACTTTGCGCAATTTAAGCCTGAAGCCTGAACATAGTATCAATTATAATATTGGTTTCAGATGGGGAAGCTTGGAGTTTAATAAACATAAGCTCTCATTTTATAGTAACATATTTTGGCGAAATAGATACGATAGAATTACCCGGCAAACAGTTGATAGTATTCAGACAGACAGCGATTTAGATATAAGAGCAACTGCCTTTGTTAATATTGATGAGCAGTCCAGGGGGCTAGAAGCAGAGGTTATCTATGTATTTAACAACAAGTTGAACGCCGTATTTAACTTTTCGAAGTTTAATGCACTATATAAGCGCAAATATGATGGGAATGGCAAACCTGATGAACGGCATAATTTACAAATACCCAACGAGCCTTTTTTTACCATCAATGCCAATTTACAGTATCGTTTTGATAATATCTTGCAAAAGAAATCTATCACTAACCTTTATTATAGTGGCGGATATGTTGGTGCGTATGATATTGCCTGGCATCCTTCCGAAGGAAGCCTTACGCCAGCTCAATTTGCGCATGATTTGGGAGTTAGCCATCGTTTTCCGTCGGGCAGGTTAATCGCCAGTCTTGATGCAAAGAATGTATTCAACTCAGCCCTGTACGATAATTTTGGTGTGCAAAAACCTGGAAGAGGAGTTTATTTTAAACTGAATTATACCATAGGCAAATTTTAA
- a CDS encoding ATP-binding protein: MQSLFMTTESTEQFLSGGGEMGKLIRSMDWSKTALGPISSWPQSLRTSVSLCLSSTFPILIAWGPETIQIYNDSYRPICGAMHPESMGANFRICWESALEVVGDKFTRGQQGEGTYITDQQMFLFRYGYLEEAFMTFSFAPIRDESGGVGGIFHPITETTDKMLSARRTLSLRELAAAIGKAKTIEEIGNQTTEKYADYVNDLPFLLLYKYHAAENKAVLVNSAGLDEAVQLAQPEVDLNVDNPVRWPLAKCMEGPGLQVVDDLPDRFGDFACKPYPEAPHSAVLQAIYLSGQQEPFGFLVAGVSSRRALDEAYFGFYNLLGNTFNTAISNVYAYEQEQKRAEALAEIDRSKTAFFSNVSHEFRTPLTLMLGPLEDLLQKELDAEIQAPVEATHRNALRLLKLVNNLLDYSRVEAGRAKAAYQLIDLCEYTADLASSFRSIIETAGMTLEVNTKPFCTPVYADPQMWEKIVLNLLSNAFKYTLEGTIKVSLAQQDQWAVLEVSDTGVGIPEKELPFMFQRFHRVENTAGRTHEGTGIGLSLVHELVQLHGGEILVSSTIEKGSTFTVKIPTGKVHLPADHVFSEAKPIGSAGLKDAFLLEAASFLEGDRQEGTQVKMMADEAGFYAEHSPVIGQSTKVLIVDDNSDMRAYLSRLLSPYFTIDMATNGSHALQKIQDFDPDLVLSDVMMPVMDGKEMIQHIRRSRSKSRLPVIFLSARAGEEARIDGLEAGADDYLVKPFSAAELLTKIKAQIKISSTRSHAEQQLRKFFSEAPVAIALYRGPDHFIEMANEKMLQYWGRAEEQTIGKSLVEAIPEMKEQGFLAIMDKIYQTGERFVSAEIPVQVNRNGISETSYINLTIEALLDEDNRITGMTSVAADITEQVNARFELQKAKDTLELAMDASGMGIWQRDLKTAALKLSKRARSIHGIPLDLEISYLNSADTIIPEHRSRVLDVIEAAIRNRAVFNEDYQIIPMDGGKPKWINTTGKIELDENGEPISVIGTILDITESKKDAIRKDDFIGMVSHELKTPLTSLHGYVQLLERNAKKTEDQFAERSLQKVAGYVKRMSDMINGFLNVSRLESGKIHLNRQPFEFNTLVSEMVEDALSVSSEREIFFMPGNEVSVIGDRDKIGSVISNLLSNAIKYSKAQMPIVVSCFSSDGKITLAVKDQGMGISATDVERLFDRYYRVDNPEMTNISGFGIGLYLCAEIVRRHNGKIWAESELGIGSTFQFEIPVQ, translated from the coding sequence ATGCAATCACTATTTATGACTACTGAAAGTACAGAACAGTTCCTCTCTGGTGGAGGAGAAATGGGTAAGCTCATCCGCTCAATGGATTGGTCTAAAACTGCCCTTGGTCCAATATCATCCTGGCCACAGAGCTTACGTACCTCTGTCAGTTTGTGCTTATCCTCTACTTTTCCAATCCTGATTGCCTGGGGACCTGAAACTATTCAGATCTATAATGACAGTTACAGGCCAATATGCGGGGCAATGCATCCAGAATCGATGGGCGCAAACTTCAGGATATGCTGGGAGTCTGCCCTGGAAGTAGTGGGAGATAAATTTACCCGTGGACAACAAGGCGAAGGAACCTACATTACCGACCAGCAGATGTTCTTGTTCAGATATGGTTACCTGGAAGAAGCATTTATGACATTCTCCTTTGCACCCATTCGTGACGAGTCAGGAGGTGTGGGCGGAATTTTTCACCCGATAACCGAAACTACGGATAAAATGCTTAGCGCCAGACGTACGCTCTCCTTACGGGAACTCGCTGCGGCAATAGGTAAAGCAAAAACAATAGAAGAAATTGGAAATCAAACTACAGAAAAATATGCTGATTATGTAAATGATTTGCCTTTTCTTCTGTTATATAAATATCATGCTGCGGAAAATAAGGCGGTTTTAGTAAATTCAGCAGGCCTGGATGAAGCCGTCCAGCTAGCTCAGCCAGAGGTTGACTTAAATGTAGATAACCCAGTACGCTGGCCATTGGCAAAATGTATGGAAGGTCCAGGGCTGCAGGTGGTAGACGATTTGCCGGATCGTTTTGGAGATTTCGCCTGCAAGCCATATCCGGAGGCTCCGCATAGCGCTGTTTTACAGGCAATCTATTTGTCCGGTCAGCAAGAGCCTTTTGGTTTTCTTGTAGCTGGTGTAAGTTCCAGACGTGCGCTTGATGAAGCTTATTTCGGCTTCTATAATTTACTGGGCAATACTTTCAATACCGCGATATCTAACGTTTATGCCTATGAGCAAGAGCAAAAGCGTGCAGAAGCATTAGCAGAAATAGACCGTTCAAAAACAGCCTTTTTTAGCAATGTCAGTCATGAGTTCCGTACACCCTTAACATTGATGCTTGGTCCTTTAGAAGATCTTTTACAAAAAGAGCTGGATGCTGAAATCCAGGCACCTGTAGAAGCCACGCACCGTAATGCACTCCGGTTACTTAAGTTAGTAAATAACCTGTTAGATTACAGTCGGGTAGAGGCTGGTCGTGCTAAAGCAGCATACCAGCTGATAGATCTTTGTGAATATACCGCCGACCTCGCCAGCAGCTTTCGGTCAATTATTGAGACTGCCGGAATGACTTTAGAAGTAAATACAAAACCTTTTTGCACCCCAGTTTATGCCGATCCTCAGATGTGGGAAAAAATTGTGCTTAACTTGCTCTCCAATGCATTTAAGTACACGCTTGAGGGTACAATAAAAGTCAGCTTAGCACAGCAGGACCAATGGGCCGTTTTAGAAGTTTCCGATACTGGTGTGGGCATTCCAGAGAAGGAGTTGCCCTTTATGTTTCAGCGCTTTCACCGGGTTGAAAATACTGCCGGAAGAACGCATGAGGGAACCGGGATAGGCTTGTCGCTGGTTCATGAGCTTGTCCAACTTCATGGCGGAGAAATTTTGGTGTCGAGTACAATCGAAAAAGGAAGTACTTTCACTGTCAAAATTCCTACAGGTAAAGTCCACCTGCCTGCAGATCATGTGTTTTCTGAAGCCAAGCCGATCGGCTCGGCCGGACTTAAAGATGCCTTTTTACTGGAAGCCGCATCCTTTCTTGAGGGCGACCGTCAAGAAGGAACGCAGGTAAAAATGATGGCTGATGAGGCTGGCTTTTATGCTGAGCATTCACCCGTAATAGGCCAAAGTACAAAGGTTTTGATTGTAGATGACAATTCCGATATGCGGGCTTACCTGAGCCGTCTGTTGAGTCCATATTTTACAATTGATATGGCCACAAACGGGTCTCATGCCCTTCAGAAGATCCAGGATTTCGATCCCGATTTAGTTCTGAGCGATGTAATGATGCCTGTGATGGATGGTAAAGAAATGATTCAGCACATTCGCCGCTCGCGTAGTAAAAGCCGTTTACCTGTTATTTTCCTTTCCGCAAGAGCAGGGGAGGAAGCACGAATTGACGGATTGGAAGCGGGTGCAGATGATTATTTGGTTAAGCCATTTTCAGCCGCAGAACTGCTCACTAAAATCAAAGCACAAATAAAAATAAGTAGCACCCGAAGTCATGCGGAACAGCAACTCCGTAAATTTTTTAGTGAAGCCCCCGTTGCCATTGCATTGTATCGCGGTCCGGATCATTTTATTGAAATGGCAAATGAAAAGATGCTGCAATATTGGGGAAGGGCGGAAGAACAAACCATTGGTAAAAGCCTCGTAGAAGCTATTCCCGAGATGAAAGAACAGGGCTTTTTGGCCATAATGGATAAAATTTATCAAACGGGAGAAAGGTTTGTTTCTGCGGAAATTCCGGTGCAGGTAAACAGGAATGGTATATCCGAAACCAGTTATATTAACCTCACAATAGAGGCTTTACTGGATGAAGACAACCGCATAACCGGGATGACCAGCGTTGCGGCCGATATCACTGAACAAGTAAATGCTCGTTTTGAGCTTCAGAAAGCCAAAGATACGCTTGAACTGGCTATGGACGCTTCAGGAATGGGGATCTGGCAAAGGGACCTTAAAACAGCAGCGCTCAAACTCTCCAAGCGGGCCAGGTCTATTCATGGTATTCCCCTTGACCTGGAAATCTCCTACTTAAATAGTGCAGATACCATTATCCCGGAACATAGAAGCCGGGTACTCGATGTAATCGAAGCAGCTATCAGGAATAGAGCAGTTTTTAATGAAGATTACCAAATTATACCCATGGATGGCGGCAAACCCAAATGGATAAATACGACAGGCAAGATCGAGTTAGATGAAAATGGGGAGCCCATTTCTGTGATCGGAACAATTTTAGACATTACAGAATCAAAAAAGGATGCCATTCGTAAAGATGATTTCATTGGAATGGTTAGTCATGAATTAAAAACACCATTAACCAGTCTGCATGGTTATGTTCAGCTTTTGGAGCGAAATGCGAAGAAAACTGAAGACCAGTTTGCTGAGCGCTCCTTGCAGAAAGTAGCGGGTTATGTAAAAAGGATGAGCGATATGATCAATGGCTTTCTCAACGTTTCAAGACTGGAATCTGGAAAAATTCATTTGAACAGACAGCCTTTTGAATTTAATACATTGGTTTCGGAAATGGTTGAAGATGCCCTTTCGGTTTCCTCAGAAAGGGAGATCTTTTTTATGCCTGGAAATGAAGTAAGCGTAATTGGCGACCGTGATAAAATTGGCTCTGTGATTTCCAATTTACTAAGTAATGCCATAAAGTATTCCAAAGCGCAGATGCCAATTGTTGTCAGCTGTTTTTCTTCTGATGGTAAAATTACACTCGCTGTAAAAGATCAGGGTATGGGCATCAGTGCTACAGATGTGGAAAGGCTTTTCGATCGCTATTATCGGGTGGACAATCCGGAAATGACAAATATTTCCGGTTTTGGCATTGGCTTGTATTTATGCGCGGAGATTGTGCGTCGTCATAATGGAAAGATTTGGGCAGAAAGTGAACTGGGTATAGGCTCTACATTTCAGTTTGAGATTCCCGTACAATAA
- a CDS encoding ORF6N domain-containing protein has translation MGEETQLLIIPDEIIMKQIYYLRGHKVMLDADLAALYEVETKQLKRQVKRNIDRFPEDFMFELSPDEYQFSRSQIGTLKQGRNIKYAPMVFTEQGVAMLSSILNSKRAIQMNIQIIRIFTHVRQMLADNTDLRLEVERIKASLRIRIRIWKSYFDTWTNFWKRKSNQIHREKESVSNRMIFHEKASPFLVYEFIYFALEKS, from the coding sequence ATGGGTGAAGAAACTCAATTGCTGATTATCCCTGACGAGATCATAATGAAGCAGATTTATTATCTCCGCGGCCATAAAGTAATGTTGGATGCCGATCTTGCTGCGCTTTATGAAGTGGAAACTAAGCAGCTTAAGAGACAAGTTAAGCGCAATATAGATCGTTTTCCAGAAGACTTTATGTTTGAGTTGAGTCCTGATGAATATCAGTTTTCAAGGAGCCAAATTGGCACCTTGAAACAGGGGCGCAATATCAAATATGCACCTATGGTTTTTACGGAGCAGGGGGTTGCTATGCTCTCTAGTATCCTGAATAGTAAAAGAGCTATCCAGATGAATATTCAAATTATTCGCATTTTTACACATGTGCGCCAGATGTTGGCAGATAATACAGACTTGCGCTTAGAAGTAGAAAGAATTAAAGCAAGCTTGAGAATCAGGATAAGAATATGGAAATCGTATTTCGATACCTGGACGAACTTTTGGAAAAGAAAGAGCAACCAAATCCACCGAGAAAAAGAATCGGTTTCAAACCGGATGATCTTTCATGAAAAAGCTTCTCCTTTTCTGGTATACGAATTTATCTACTTCGCACTTGAAAAATCTTAG
- a CDS encoding AraC family transcriptional regulator: MTQSGEQLTQSGEIQEEMENVFSLHKAMAISRSINIEDRNMVEVNLDYPADQSFANFQMIFVLKGKIKFIERGGSFNYGQIESQQHNLCCILPKSTRMILSEPDDEIICINLNRSFLQRYLPAAHPIWTPLDEKQLAKSSFMLSAKNLHLTPEISAILQRLGASANGGFCEQLILESKVIELLALQIAQFEQLQYNEVPSLLGREEMERMQQVREILLSHTGEQLSLKALAHLVGTNEFNLKRDFKIAFGNTVYGYLNQHKMERSRTMLIEENITISELATKMGYKYATHFTNAFKKYYGYLPNKIKSTKLSLLIFIEHFSALFENLELIFGL, from the coding sequence ATGACGCAATCGGGAGAACAATTAACGCAATCGGGAGAAATTCAAGAAGAAATGGAGAATGTATTCTCTCTTCATAAAGCTATGGCAATCAGTCGTTCTATAAACATTGAAGACAGAAATATGGTTGAAGTAAATCTTGATTATCCCGCCGATCAGTCCTTTGCTAACTTCCAAATGATTTTCGTGTTAAAGGGGAAAATTAAGTTTATTGAAAGGGGTGGTTCCTTCAATTATGGGCAAATTGAAAGTCAGCAACACAACCTTTGTTGCATCTTGCCTAAATCTACCCGGATGATTTTAAGTGAGCCCGATGATGAAATTATTTGCATCAATTTGAACCGTTCATTTCTTCAACGGTATTTGCCCGCTGCGCATCCTATATGGACACCCTTAGACGAAAAACAACTCGCTAAGTCCTCCTTTATGCTCTCTGCCAAAAACCTTCACCTTACACCCGAGATTAGTGCTATTTTGCAGCGGCTTGGTGCTTCTGCAAATGGTGGTTTTTGCGAACAATTGATTCTTGAATCTAAAGTAATTGAACTCCTTGCTTTACAAATAGCGCAATTTGAGCAACTTCAGTATAATGAAGTGCCCTCATTATTAGGCAGGGAGGAAATGGAGCGAATGCAGCAAGTCCGGGAAATCCTGCTTTCGCATACCGGGGAACAATTGTCACTGAAAGCGCTTGCACATCTTGTTGGCACCAATGAGTTTAATTTAAAGCGCGACTTTAAAATAGCCTTTGGCAACACGGTTTATGGCTACCTAAACCAACATAAAATGGAACGGTCCAGAACGATGCTGATTGAAGAGAACATCACGATCTCTGAACTGGCTACAAAAATGGGTTATAAATATGCTACGCATTTCACTAATGCCTTTAAAAAGTATTATGGCTACCTGCCGAATAAAATTAAATCAACCAAATTATCTTTATTGATATTTATTGAACATTTTAGCGCGCTTTTTGAAAATCTGGAGCTTATTTTTGGCCTTTAA
- a CDS encoding DUF6266 family protein, which translates to MGKITEGINGPHTGKAGNVISYMLRGQNVTRVIGRNYKPFTEEQNNNLLQMSVVNELYAAVSSFINVGFGPISEGTPCYPQNLFIKYNKPDALTGYIPDVTVNFAKLLLSYGKLPKPENAKVEMVKEGLRFSWDAKNEASWPRHRDQVMMMAYFPEEKKAVFETSGAKKSKGFDILPLKEYHMARVMELYIAFNADDRKDVSTSLYLGRIEPANGLELIVPAELEKKAADVSEQAVRGIARNLKTMGLSADNIAKATGLTVTIIETL; encoded by the coding sequence ATGGGAAAGATAACTGAAGGAATTAATGGTCCTCATACAGGGAAGGCAGGCAATGTAATCAGCTATATGCTGAGGGGGCAAAATGTAACAAGAGTAATTGGCAGAAACTACAAGCCTTTTACTGAAGAGCAAAATAACAACTTGTTACAAATGTCGGTAGTTAACGAATTGTATGCTGCAGTTAGTTCATTTATAAATGTAGGTTTTGGACCTATATCCGAAGGAACGCCATGTTATCCACAAAATCTTTTTATCAAATACAACAAACCAGATGCACTTACAGGCTATATCCCCGATGTAACCGTAAACTTTGCCAAGCTACTTTTAAGTTATGGCAAATTGCCGAAGCCAGAAAATGCGAAAGTAGAAATGGTAAAAGAAGGGCTTAGGTTCTCATGGGATGCTAAAAATGAAGCCTCCTGGCCGAGACATAGAGATCAGGTCATGATGATGGCTTATTTCCCGGAAGAAAAAAAAGCTGTCTTTGAGACAAGCGGCGCAAAAAAGTCAAAGGGATTTGACATTCTGCCTTTAAAGGAGTACCATATGGCGAGGGTAATGGAATTGTATATTGCTTTTAATGCAGATGACCGCAAAGATGTATCCACCAGTTTATATTTGGGGAGAATTGAGCCTGCAAATGGCCTTGAACTCATAGTGCCGGCAGAACTGGAGAAAAAAGCAGCTGATGTTTCTGAGCAGGCGGTACGTGGCATTGCCCGTAACCTGAAAACTATGGGCTTATCTGCAGATAATATTGCAAAAGCAACTGGATTAACTGTTACGATTATAGAGACATTATAG
- a CDS encoding DinB family protein: MENTTDLNHLKFPIGPFFKKDEYSSNELKVLIEEIERAPVAYKRLSEFFTEDNLSKTYRPGGWNVKQLIHHVADIQMLHFFRMKRAITEADYTEVTLVDIDGWANTKDGLNAPVEDSLLMLEGITKRYIYLIRSLSERELALSYYHPVRAFDINQKQAIAMSAWHLSHHLAHVKLALNHI, from the coding sequence ATGGAAAACACTACAGACTTAAACCACCTTAAATTCCCGATAGGGCCATTTTTTAAAAAGGATGAATACAGTTCAAATGAACTGAAAGTACTTATAGAAGAGATTGAGCGTGCGCCGGTCGCCTATAAAAGGCTTTCTGAATTCTTTACTGAAGATAATTTATCGAAAACATATCGGCCAGGAGGATGGAATGTAAAACAGCTAATTCATCATGTGGCGGATATACAAATGCTCCATTTTTTCCGAATGAAAAGGGCAATCACTGAGGCTGATTATACTGAAGTCACACTGGTTGATATAGATGGTTGGGCCAATACAAAGGACGGACTGAATGCCCCTGTTGAAGATTCATTGCTCATGCTGGAAGGCATCACCAAAAGATATATTTATCTCATCAGGTCTTTATCAGAACGAGAACTGGCGTTATCTTACTATCATCCAGTAAGAGCGTTTGACATCAATCAAAAGCAGGCTATAGCCATGTCGGCATGGCACCTTAGCCATCATTTGGCGCACGTTAAACTGGCATTAAATCATATTTAA
- a CDS encoding VOC family protein: MKKVTGIGGIFFKCMDPEKMRAWYKKHLGFDTNAYGTKFDWQPKPETAKGGYTLWSPFAEHTTYFEPSSKDFMINYTVENIDALVEELKKEGVTVLDNVETYDYGKFVHILDLEGNKIELFEAND; the protein is encoded by the coding sequence ATGAAAAAAGTAACAGGAATTGGCGGGATTTTCTTCAAGTGTATGGATCCTGAAAAAATGAGAGCATGGTATAAAAAGCATCTCGGTTTTGATACAAATGCCTATGGGACAAAGTTTGACTGGCAACCGAAACCGGAGACTGCAAAAGGAGGCTATACGCTATGGAGTCCATTTGCAGAACACACAACCTATTTTGAGCCTTCTTCAAAGGACTTTATGATCAATTACACAGTAGAAAACATTGACGCTCTTGTGGAAGAACTTAAAAAAGAAGGGGTAACTGTACTGGATAATGTAGAAACCTATGATTACGGGAAGTTTGTTCACATCCTTGATCTAGAAGGCAATAAGATTGAGCTATTTGAAGCTAATGATTAG
- a CDS encoding VOC family protein, with the protein MKVNPYLNFDGNAEEAFRFYQSVFGGELYLMKMNEAPGTENLTDEEKNMAMHVSLTIGDGQHLMASDCVKSMGHVLNVGNNNYISVAPDSREETARIFNALSAGGKVEMPLDDMFWGDYFASFKDKYGVCWMLNYNPKN; encoded by the coding sequence ATGAAAGTAAATCCCTATTTAAATTTTGATGGAAATGCAGAAGAAGCTTTCCGGTTTTATCAGTCGGTTTTTGGCGGTGAGTTGTACCTCATGAAGATGAATGAAGCTCCGGGTACAGAAAATCTCACTGATGAAGAGAAAAACATGGCTATGCATGTTTCTTTAACTATAGGGGATGGACAGCACCTTATGGCGTCTGACTGTGTAAAATCTATGGGACACGTGCTGAATGTAGGTAACAACAATTATATTTCTGTGGCGCCAGACAGCAGAGAAGAAACTGCGCGCATTTTTAATGCGCTTTCTGCTGGAGGAAAGGTGGAAATGCCTTTAGACGATATGTTTTGGGGAGACTACTTTGCTTCTTTTAAAGACAAGTATGGTGTGTGCTGGATGCTGAATTACAATCCTAAAAATTAA